Proteins encoded together in one Bradyrhizobium sp. CB82 window:
- a CDS encoding trypsin-like peptidase domain-containing protein, with translation MLDFTSDLSDAGLSSQPIQSTPVDDQQLLDAYSNAVIGVTDRVGPAVVRVETGPKVPNGRERGGLGSGIVISPDGLVLTNSHVVGSSREIRLRDIEGNVGDARVLGVDPDTDLALLRANGVRDLRYASLGNSKSLRRGQLVIAIGNPLGFESTVTAGVVSALGRSIRSVSGRTIEDVIQTDAALNPGNSGGPLVSSNSEVIGINTAIISGAQGICFAVASNTAQFVLSEIIRHGYVRRAYIGVAGQTAPIPRRQAVLAGVENKMGALLAQIEPDGPAAKAGLLPGDVVIRLDAVEINGVDDLIRVLDRDRIGRRLAMDVLRLGRLRAIDIDPVERKPAR, from the coding sequence ATGTTAGATTTTACCTCAGATCTCAGCGATGCCGGCTTATCATCGCAACCGATTCAATCCACTCCCGTCGACGATCAGCAGCTGTTAGACGCCTATTCGAACGCCGTGATCGGCGTGACGGACCGCGTCGGGCCGGCCGTGGTCCGCGTCGAGACCGGACCAAAGGTGCCGAACGGCCGCGAGCGCGGCGGGCTCGGCTCCGGCATCGTGATCTCGCCGGATGGCCTGGTGCTGACCAACAGCCACGTGGTCGGCTCATCCAGGGAGATCCGCCTACGTGACATCGAGGGGAATGTCGGCGACGCGCGTGTCCTTGGCGTCGATCCCGACACGGATCTGGCGCTGCTCCGCGCCAACGGTGTCCGCGACCTCCGCTACGCCTCGCTCGGCAATTCGAAAAGTCTGCGGCGCGGCCAACTCGTGATCGCGATCGGCAATCCCTTAGGATTCGAGTCCACCGTGACAGCCGGCGTGGTCTCGGCGCTCGGACGCTCGATCCGCTCCGTTAGCGGGCGGACCATCGAGGACGTGATCCAGACCGACGCGGCGCTCAATCCCGGCAATTCCGGCGGGCCGCTGGTGTCGTCGAATTCCGAGGTGATCGGCATCAACACCGCCATCATCAGCGGTGCGCAGGGCATCTGTTTCGCAGTTGCGAGCAACACCGCGCAATTCGTGCTGTCGGAGATTATCCGCCACGGCTATGTCCGCCGCGCCTATATCGGCGTCGCTGGCCAGACCGCGCCGATCCCGCGGCGCCAGGCGGTGCTCGCGGGCGTCGAGAACAAGATGGGTGCGTTGCTCGCCCAGATCGAGCCGGACGGGCCGGCGGCGAAGGCCGGGCTGCTCCCCGGCGATGTCGTGATCAGGCTCGACGCCGTCGAGATCAACGGCGTCGACGACCTGATCCGCGTGCTCGACCGCGACCGCATCGGCCGGCGGCTCGCCATGGACGTGCTGCGGCTCGGGCGCCTGCGGGCGATCGACATCGATCCCGTCGAGCGCAAGCCGGCCCGCTAG